The genomic stretch TCCGGTTCATACTGTGATTTTTCTAAAATCAGTCCTTGGTTTTTTAATCCCGCCGAATTTGCCGCTTTGACTACGGCATCCTTTACTCCGGCTAAGCGCGGAAGGTCAGGAATATTATCTGGATTTATCGGCTGTTTTATGACGTTTTTCATTCCCGGATAATATTCGGCTTCTATATGAAAGTAATAAAAACTTCCACCGTCTCTAATACTTGTTTTCGGTTTAGGCAATAATTCCCATTCACTTGTTTTTAATCTTGAAAGCATTGTTGAAATCGTTTCTTTATCAGGCGCCGTTCCATCGGCGACAAGCAATTTATAGTCGGATACTCTTATATTATTGAATAAAACGCCTGACGGAGGAATCTTTGAAAACGCTTCCAAAAGCAGAAAAGTAAATTTAACTTCATAATTGATTTGCTCCCATTTAGCCATTTCTTCGTAGTTTTTATTTCCTATAGCGTTTTTAGGAAAAATTTTACTTACCGGGTCCACAATTTCTTCTACAATAGCATCCATCATCGTTCTGGTCTTAACTTCTTGAGAAGTTTCCATAACGCCCATTAAATCTTCACCGTTATCGGCAAACCTTTCTTCAGCCGTTTGTACCCAAAAGAACGAAAAAACGGGAATTAAAATAAAAATAGCCGTAACGACAATAATTCCGGCGGTTTTTTTTACAAACGGTTCTGTGTAATTTCCGATTACATATGCTGGGGAATTAATTAAATTAATTTCTATCATATTCATACCGTCTTATTTGAAAGTGAAACGGCGACACCAAATACCAACGAATATTTCTCCATTAAATCTTTATTAGTTTTTTCATGAACATCTACGCACTTAAACGGATCAATATACGAACAATTAATTAAATCGTTTGATAAAAAATCAGCGTATTCTTTATCGGCAAGCAAATCGCCGGTAAGATACATAGGCACATCTTTTCCTATCGAATTCCGCGCAGAAATTTCCGCACGAATTTTCATAATATCTTCGGAAGAAACCAACTCAGACAAACGAGCGGTGTACTGTGCAATATCGATTAAATCTCCGTCGTTTATGTACGCTAGTGTTATTTTATGATGACCGGATATTGCAACAAGCGCCTCGCCTGAAACGTCATAATTAAAATCAAAAAGATTTACGGCGGAAACAATAGGCGGCTCAATTGCTATTGTTTTAATTCCAAGTCGTTCTATTTGCTTAGTATAGAATGCGATATCCTTTTTTGTGGAAGCGGCGACAAGACGTTTGTTTAAAGAGGCGGGAGAAGATGAAATATTGTAATCTTTAACAGGCGCTCCGGTACGAAGAAGCAGTTCCCAACTCATCATTTCGTTTATGTCTGGGACATCTTCGGATGAATCCGTAACAAATATTATATTTTCAGGAGATTCAAAAGAAACAAGCGCTACCGAAGACTTATTCGCAGAAACGTGTCGTCCTGAAATAATTCGACTAAATGCTTTCTCGACTTCTCTATATCTGTTCATTGTCCTGTGAAGCGGATGAATGAGCAAAGGAGTAACAATCGGTGAGCCAAAGTTTCGGCTCGCAACAGACATAAAATCATATCCGATAAAAATTCCATACGCCTTCAAAATTTAAAACTCCTATAATTTCACAAAATTCTTAAGCGACTCAAATTTTTTTTCACTAATTCCGCTTATTTTTTTCAAGTCTTCAACACTTAAGAATTTACCGTTTTCTTTACGGTTATCAATAATTTTCTGCGCAGTCGTTTGCCCTATTCCCGGAATCAAAACCAATTCGTCTATATTCGCAGTATTTATGTTTACAATTTTACTTCTTTTTTTTGCCGCATTAACCGTTTCGTTTGCAGGTTTATTTTTAGTCTTTTCTTCTTTTTTTACGACAACGTCTTTATCGTTTTTTTGAAAATCAGGAATTTCTCCATCAAAATAAATATTTTGTTCTTCTTGAAAAA from Chitinispirillales bacterium encodes the following:
- a CDS encoding helix-hairpin-helix domain-containing protein, with product MKLKNPIICKSVHCRIIAFWIVGIAGLWTASIFKDAEKKPNDAIVVQVFQEEQNIYFDGEIPDFQKNDKDVVVKKEEKTKNKPANETVNAAKKRSKIVNINTANIDELVLIPGIGQTTAQKIIDNRKENGKFLSVEDLKKISGISEKKFESLKNFVKL
- a CDS encoding PilN domain-containing protein, with amino-acid sequence MIEINLINSPAYVIGNYTEPFVKKTAGIIVVTAIFILIPVFSFFWVQTAEERFADNGEDLMGVMETSQEVKTRTMMDAIVEEIVDPVSKIFPKNAIGNKNYEEMAKWEQINYEVKFTFLLLEAFSKIPPSGVLFNNIRVSDYKLLVADGTAPDKETISTMLSRLKTSEWELLPKPKTSIRDGGSFYYFHIEAEYYPGMKNVIKQPINPDNIPDLPRLAGVKDAVVKAANSAGLKNQGLILEKSQYEPDVKEYVYSIKISGNFNNLLIFFKKLSDINVPIRCSEISIKNNGQLTGNYGQLFEGVVKIIINVR